The following are encoded together in the Methylorubrum sp. B1-46 genome:
- a CDS encoding DUF29 family protein has translation MALAPQARPPAPPTLNEVFEAEQQLVGLILAEPAVYGRIAAILRDDDWTERLHRGVFEVAGRLLEEGRPVSPGSVLPRVSDVAPDGGPADRYLIALVAKAPPSALAEPLARLMAEASHARAGPDHLDRDLYAWAYEQAQALRRGQFAALDALNLAEEIEDLGGEIYNRMESALRITLMHLLKWDHQPEKRTRSWHLSIRNGRLDAEEVLERHPSLKRRLPGALAKAYRRARIDAAGETGLDEDVFPADCPYTFEAIMNRPVPWPPEGGKF, from the coding sequence GTGGCTCTCGCACCGCAGGCGCGGCCACCCGCGCCGCCGACGCTGAACGAGGTCTTCGAGGCCGAGCAGCAGCTTGTCGGGCTCATCCTGGCCGAGCCCGCCGTCTACGGCCGGATCGCCGCGATCCTACGCGACGACGACTGGACCGAGCGGCTCCATCGCGGTGTCTTCGAAGTCGCAGGCCGCCTCCTCGAAGAGGGCCGGCCTGTCTCGCCTGGCTCGGTGCTACCGCGGGTCAGCGACGTGGCGCCGGATGGAGGTCCAGCCGATCGCTACCTCATAGCGCTTGTCGCAAAAGCTCCGCCTTCAGCCCTTGCCGAGCCCCTCGCGCGTCTCATGGCCGAGGCCTCTCACGCCCGGGCGGGCCCCGATCACCTCGACCGTGACCTCTATGCCTGGGCCTACGAGCAGGCCCAGGCGCTCCGCCGCGGGCAGTTCGCCGCCCTCGACGCGCTCAATCTGGCCGAGGAGATCGAGGATTTGGGCGGCGAGATCTACAACCGGATGGAGAGTGCGCTGCGGATCACGCTGATGCATCTCCTGAAGTGGGATCATCAGCCGGAGAAGCGGACGCGGAGTTGGCATCTCTCGATCCGCAACGGTCGCCTCGACGCCGAGGAGGTACTGGAACGTCATCCGAGCCTCAAGCGCAGGCTTCCCGGCGCCCTTGCCAAAGCCTACCGCCGGGCCCGCATCGACGCCGCTGGCGAGACCGGGCTCGACGAGGATGTCTTCCCCGCCGACTGCCCCTACACCTTCGAGGCGATCATGAACCGGCCGGTGCCCTGGCCGCCGGAGGGCGGGAAGTTCTGA
- a CDS encoding replicative DNA helicase, protein MALPNALTANLETVQPEYRVPPHNIDAEQALLGAIMVNNDAYYRVSDFLLPEHFMEAVHRQIFEVAVSLIKAGKLATPITLKTYLGDADLGGVTPMQYLARLAAEATTVINAGEYGRTIYDLAIRRRLITIGEDLVNGAFEAPVESRPRDQIEATERRLYELAESGKYDGGFQKFSDALTAAIDMAAKAYQRDGKLSGISTGLTDLDAKMGGLQPSDLIILAGRPAMGKTSLVTNIAFNIAKAYRGEKQPDGTMQTVNGGIVGFFSLEMSAEQLATRIIAEQSGVPSYKIRRGDIRPEDFYKITDAARDMQTIPFYIDQTGGISIAQLAARARRLKRQKGLDLLIIDYLQLLSGSGKKSDNRVQEMTEITTGMKALAKELAVPIIGLSQLSRQVENRDDKRPQLSDLRESGSIEQDADVVMFVFREEYYVGNKKPREGTEEFFAWEAEMQRVHGKAEVILGKQRHGPTGTVELQFDANITRFSNLASDDRYGELSGPNSAIGAPQKKIGHQPE, encoded by the coding sequence ATGGCCCTGCCCAACGCCCTCACGGCCAATCTCGAGACGGTGCAGCCCGAATACCGGGTGCCGCCGCACAACATCGACGCGGAGCAGGCCCTGCTCGGCGCGATCATGGTCAACAACGACGCCTATTACCGCGTCTCGGACTTCCTGCTGCCCGAGCACTTCATGGAGGCGGTCCACCGCCAGATCTTTGAAGTCGCGGTCTCCCTGATCAAGGCGGGCAAGCTCGCCACGCCGATCACGCTCAAGACCTATCTGGGTGATGCCGATCTCGGCGGCGTCACGCCGATGCAGTACCTCGCGCGGCTCGCGGCCGAGGCCACCACCGTCATCAACGCGGGCGAGTACGGCCGCACCATCTACGATCTGGCGATCCGCCGCCGCCTCATCACCATCGGCGAGGATCTGGTCAACGGCGCCTTCGAGGCGCCGGTCGAGTCCCGGCCGCGCGACCAGATCGAGGCGACCGAGCGCCGGCTCTACGAACTCGCCGAATCCGGCAAGTACGACGGCGGCTTCCAGAAATTCTCCGACGCGCTGACCGCCGCCATCGACATGGCGGCGAAAGCCTACCAGCGCGACGGCAAGCTCTCGGGCATCTCCACGGGGCTGACCGACCTCGACGCCAAGATGGGCGGGCTGCAGCCCTCCGACCTCATCATCCTCGCGGGGCGCCCGGCCATGGGCAAGACCTCGCTGGTGACCAACATCGCCTTCAACATCGCCAAGGCCTATCGCGGCGAGAAGCAGCCCGACGGCACCATGCAGACCGTCAACGGCGGCATCGTCGGCTTCTTCTCGCTCGAAATGTCGGCCGAGCAATTGGCGACCCGCATCATCGCCGAGCAGTCCGGCGTGCCCTCCTACAAGATCCGCCGCGGCGACATCCGCCCCGAGGACTTCTACAAGATCACCGATGCGGCGCGGGACATGCAGACGATCCCGTTCTACATCGACCAGACCGGCGGCATCTCGATCGCCCAGCTCGCCGCGCGCGCCCGGCGCCTCAAGCGCCAGAAGGGCCTCGACCTCCTCATCATCGACTACCTTCAGCTCCTCTCCGGCTCCGGCAAGAAGAGCGACAACCGCGTGCAGGAGATGACCGAGATCACCACCGGCATGAAGGCTTTGGCCAAGGAGCTGGCGGTGCCGATCATCGGCCTGTCGCAGCTCTCCCGTCAGGTGGAGAACCGCGACGACAAGCGGCCCCAGCTCTCGGACCTGCGCGAATCCGGCTCGATCGAGCAGGACGCCGACGTGGTGATGTTCGTGTTCCGCGAGGAGTATTACGTCGGCAACAAGAAGCCGCGCGAGGGCACGGAGGAGTTCTTCGCCTGGGAAGCCGAGATGCAGCGCGTCCACGGCAAGGCCGAGGTCATCCTGGGCAAGCAGCGCCACGGCCCGACCGGCACGGTGGAGCTGCAGTTCGACGCCAACATCACCCGGTTCTCGAACCTTGCAAGCGACGATCGGTATGGCGAATTGTCCGGGCCAAATTCCGCGATTGGAGCGCCTCAGAAGAAAATCGGTCACCAACCCGAGTGA
- the rplI gene encoding 50S ribosomal protein L9, translating into MEVILLERVAKLGQMGETVNVRPGYARNFLLARGKALRATENNKKHFEAQRAQLEARNLERRNEAQTVAEKLDGQSFVLIRQSGETGVLYGSVSTRDLAEVVTKEGFSVERGQFVLNQPIKTLGLHTVPVTLHPEVEVKVTVNIARSPEEAERQARGESVTEREQFNLDDLGLEVGQALADAGEGADDRG; encoded by the coding sequence ATGGAAGTCATCCTGCTCGAACGCGTCGCCAAGCTCGGCCAGATGGGCGAGACCGTGAACGTGCGCCCCGGCTACGCCCGCAACTTCCTGCTCGCCCGCGGCAAGGCCCTGCGCGCCACCGAGAACAACAAGAAGCATTTCGAGGCCCAGCGCGCCCAGCTCGAGGCGCGCAACCTCGAGCGCCGCAACGAGGCCCAGACGGTGGCCGAGAAGCTCGACGGCCAGAGCTTCGTGCTGATCCGCCAGTCCGGCGAGACCGGCGTGCTCTACGGCTCGGTCTCGACCCGCGACCTCGCCGAGGTCGTCACCAAGGAGGGCTTCAGCGTCGAGCGCGGCCAGTTCGTGCTCAACCAGCCGATCAAGACGCTCGGCCTGCACACCGTGCCGGTGACCCTGCACCCCGAGGTCGAGGTCAAGGTGACCGTCAACATCGCCCGTTCGCCGGAAGAGGCCGAGCGTCAGGCCCGCGGCGAGTCGGTGACCGAGCGCGAGCAGTTCAACCTCGACGACCTCGGCCTCGAAGTCGGCCAGGCGCTGGCCGATGCCGGCGAGGGCGCCGACGACCGCGGCTGA
- a CDS encoding DUF2232 domain-containing protein, with translation MTKDISVGAGAGLVAALLFGVLLKGTTLSILLYLLAPLPILIVGLGWSHRAALAAVVSGALALALFVAPSLSLAFAAYLAIPAWWLAYLALLGRSTTDGAIEWYPTGRLLAWVAGTAALAFIAIAVIAAPDYDTFRSQLSTMSRRIVQVQVQRGRIPPPAQNAPSNEAPAGNAERPADSAASQPQGGEQPKPGTTGETKADETKPDDLASEVADALASAAPAIAAQGLTILFTFYLWAAARIVQISGRLLRPWPDFPSTMMPRSALLVFAAALTLAMVPGYPGALGIALIGAFSAAFALQGLAAFHDRSRGRPGRFALLAGLYVLLFLTQGVAMLALILFGIADTALDRRRPKPRGDA, from the coding sequence ATGACCAAGGACATCTCCGTCGGCGCCGGTGCCGGCCTTGTGGCGGCGCTGCTGTTCGGCGTCCTGCTCAAGGGCACGACGCTCTCGATCCTGCTCTACCTGCTCGCCCCGCTGCCGATCCTGATCGTCGGCTTGGGCTGGAGCCACCGCGCGGCGCTCGCCGCCGTCGTCTCGGGCGCCCTGGCGCTGGCGCTGTTCGTCGCCCCCTCTCTCAGCTTGGCGTTTGCGGCCTACCTCGCCATCCCCGCATGGTGGCTCGCCTATCTTGCCCTCCTCGGCCGCTCCACGACGGACGGTGCGATCGAGTGGTATCCCACGGGGCGCCTGCTCGCCTGGGTCGCGGGCACCGCCGCGCTTGCCTTCATCGCGATCGCCGTCATCGCCGCGCCCGACTACGACACCTTCCGCTCGCAGCTCAGCACGATGAGCCGGCGGATCGTTCAGGTCCAGGTCCAGCGCGGCCGCATTCCGCCGCCGGCCCAGAACGCCCCCTCGAACGAGGCGCCGGCCGGCAACGCCGAGCGGCCTGCGGATTCGGCCGCTTCGCAGCCACAGGGCGGTGAGCAGCCCAAGCCCGGAACCACCGGCGAGACCAAAGCCGACGAGACCAAGCCCGACGATCTCGCCAGCGAGGTCGCCGACGCGCTGGCGAGCGCCGCGCCCGCGATCGCGGCCCAGGGTCTGACGATCCTGTTCACCTTCTATCTTTGGGCCGCCGCCCGCATCGTGCAGATCTCGGGGCGCCTGCTCCGGCCCTGGCCCGACTTCCCCTCCACGATGATGCCGCGATCCGCGCTGCTGGTCTTCGCGGCCGCCCTGACGCTGGCGATGGTGCCCGGCTATCCCGGTGCCCTCGGCATCGCCCTGATCGGCGCCTTCAGCGCGGCCTTCGCGCTCCAGGGACTCGCCGCCTTCCACGACCGCAGCCGCGGCCGGCCGGGGCGCTTCGCCCTGCTCGCCGGCCTCTACGTGCTGCTGTTCCTCACCCAGGGCGTGGCCATGCTCGCCCTGATCCTGTTCGGCATCGCCGACACCGCCCTCGACCGGCGCCGCCCGAAACCTCGTGGCGACGCCTGA
- the rpsR gene encoding 30S ribosomal protein S18 gives MAFGAGGGGGGRRPFFRRRKSCPFSGENAPKIDYKDVKLLSRYVSERGKIVPSRITAVSAKKQRELAQAIKRSRFLGLLPYVIK, from the coding sequence ATGGCCTTCGGTGCTGGTGGTGGCGGCGGTGGCCGTCGTCCGTTCTTCCGTCGTCGCAAGAGCTGCCCGTTCTCGGGCGAGAACGCTCCCAAGATCGACTACAAGGACGTGAAGCTGCTCTCCCGCTACGTCTCGGAGCGCGGCAAGATCGTGCCGTCCCGCATCACTGCGGTCTCGGCCAAGAAGCAGCGCGAGCTCGCCCAGGCGATCAAGCGCTCGCGCTTCCTCGGCCTGCTGCCCTACGTCATCAAGTAG
- the rpsF gene encoding 30S ribosomal protein S6 — MPLYEHVFLARQDVTAQQVETMVETYKGVIEAGGGTVEKIESWGVKSLAYRIKKNRKAHFTLLNISAPPAALAEMERQMQISEDVLRFMTVRVEQLEAEPSAMMQKRDRDDRKDRDRGDRPRRRDDDFGGGDRGDRGDRPERNFGGEN; from the coding sequence ATGCCTCTCTACGAGCACGTCTTCCTGGCGCGCCAGGACGTGACGGCCCAGCAGGTCGAGACCATGGTCGAGACCTACAAGGGCGTCATCGAGGCGGGCGGCGGCACGGTCGAGAAGATCGAGTCCTGGGGCGTCAAGTCCCTCGCCTACCGCATCAAGAAGAACCGCAAGGCGCATTTCACGCTCCTCAACATCTCCGCCCCCCCGGCCGCCCTGGCCGAGATGGAGCGTCAGATGCAGATCTCCGAGGACGTGCTGCGCTTCATGACCGTTCGCGTCGAGCAGCTGGAGGCCGAGCCTTCCGCGATGATGCAGAAGCGCGACCGCGACGACCGCAAGGATCGCGACCGCGGCGACCGTCCGCGCCGTCGCGACGACGACTTCGGTGGCGGCGATCGGGGTGATCGCGGCGACCGTCCCGAGCGCAACTTCGGCGGGGAGAACTGA
- a CDS encoding AAC(3)-I family aminoglycoside N-acetyltransferase: MTLKDRLEAACTLRRLGPGDVPAMRALNALFGRAFAEPDTYGAAPPDDAYLADLLAKAHVAVLVAEEGEAVIGGLVAYELDKFERARREIYIYDLAVEAAHRRRGIATALIRHLQAHAARRGAWVVFVQGDPGDGPALALYERLGTREDVLHFDLPVGTPPLP; the protein is encoded by the coding sequence ATGACGCTCAAGGATAGGCTCGAGGCCGCCTGCACGCTCCGGCGCCTCGGACCCGGCGACGTGCCGGCGATGCGCGCCCTCAACGCCCTGTTCGGGCGCGCCTTCGCCGAGCCCGACACCTACGGCGCGGCCCCGCCCGACGACGCCTATCTCGCGGACCTGCTGGCCAAGGCGCATGTCGCGGTGCTGGTGGCGGAAGAGGGCGAGGCCGTCATCGGCGGGCTCGTCGCCTACGAACTCGACAAGTTCGAGCGGGCGCGGCGCGAGATCTATATCTACGACCTCGCCGTCGAGGCCGCGCATCGCCGCCGCGGCATCGCCACGGCCTTGATCCGGCACCTTCAGGCGCATGCCGCGCGCCGGGGCGCCTGGGTCGTCTTCGTCCAGGGCGATCCCGGTGACGGCCCGGCGCTCGCGCTCTACGAGCGGCTCGGCACCCGCGAAGACGTCCTGCATTTCGACCTGCCCGTCGGGACACCGCCCTTGCCATAG
- a CDS encoding PH domain-containing protein, translating into MGFLDGLLGHGSDLSADEVDRQLAGVLAPGESVRVAFKVIRDLMIFTDRRLILVDRQGMTGRKVEYLTVPYRAITSFSVETAGSFDMDSELKIWISGRPEPIQRTLRRGADILGIQQAIAGSLK; encoded by the coding sequence ATGGGCTTTCTCGACGGGCTGCTCGGGCACGGCAGCGATCTCTCCGCGGATGAGGTGGACCGGCAGCTCGCCGGGGTGCTGGCGCCGGGCGAGAGCGTGCGCGTCGCCTTCAAGGTGATTCGCGACCTGATGATCTTCACCGACCGGCGGCTGATCCTGGTGGACCGCCAGGGCATGACCGGGCGCAAGGTCGAGTACCTCACCGTTCCCTATCGGGCGATCACCTCGTTCTCGGTCGAGACGGCGGGCAGCTTCGACATGGATTCCGAACTCAAGATCTGGATCTCCGGCCGGCCCGAGCCGATCCAGCGCACCCTCAGGCGCGGCGCCGACATCCTGGGGATTCAGCAGGCCATCGCCGGCTCGCTGAAATAG
- a CDS encoding DUF6481 family protein, producing the protein MSAFDFRNFEDRRQNSQAAKAALLEKFKARPPLDDPEMVAKAQARAEVARARDERARERERIRIETERKAAEEKRLREEAELAAQLAREAAEAAALAERKATEAAEKKAARDARYAARKAKVKIRR; encoded by the coding sequence ATGAGCGCATTCGACTTCAGGAACTTCGAAGACCGCCGTCAGAACTCCCAGGCCGCCAAGGCGGCATTGCTCGAGAAGTTCAAGGCCCGTCCGCCTCTGGACGATCCGGAGATGGTCGCCAAGGCCCAGGCCCGTGCCGAGGTCGCCCGCGCCCGCGACGAGCGCGCCCGCGAGCGTGAGCGCATCCGCATCGAGACCGAGCGCAAGGCTGCCGAGGAGAAGCGCCTGCGCGAGGAGGCGGAGCTCGCCGCCCAGCTCGCCCGTGAGGCGGCCGAGGCGGCTGCCCTCGCCGAGCGGAAGGCCACCGAGGCCGCGGAGAAGAAGGCGGCCCGCGACGCGCGCTACGCGGCCCGCAAGGCCAAGGTGAAGATCCGCCGCTGA
- a CDS encoding cold-shock protein, with translation MHTGTVKWFDEIKGYGFIQPDTGGKDVFVHISAVQQAGLRGLVEGQKVTFDVENDRRSGKPAAVNLQAS, from the coding sequence ATGCATACTGGTACCGTGAAGTGGTTCGATGAGATCAAGGGCTACGGGTTCATCCAGCCCGATACCGGCGGCAAGGACGTGTTCGTCCACATCTCCGCCGTCCAGCAGGCGGGCCTGCGCGGCCTGGTCGAGGGACAGAAGGTGACCTTCGACGTCGAGAACGACCGCCGCAGCGGCAAGCCGGCCGCGGTCAACCTGCAGGCCTCCTGA
- a CDS encoding peptide deformylase, translated as MPVRPLILYPDARLHTAAGPVTAPSETLRALAVDVLDTLGAVSAMGLTAIHIGQPERVVVIRLQPDEPHAVYIDPVVVFASPERAAHPEGSVSMPGVVEPVERPARIRVRYRDLDGAEREEEAEGLRAACLQHEIDQLDGLFWIDRLSRLRRDRALKRYAKLRARTEP; from the coding sequence ATGCCCGTCCGCCCGCTGATCCTCTATCCCGATGCGCGCCTGCACACGGCCGCCGGTCCGGTCACCGCCCCCAGTGAGACGCTGCGCGCGCTCGCGGTGGACGTGCTCGACACCCTCGGAGCCGTCTCGGCGATGGGACTGACCGCGATCCATATCGGGCAGCCGGAGCGGGTGGTGGTGATCCGCCTGCAGCCGGACGAGCCGCACGCGGTCTACATCGATCCCGTCGTCGTCTTCGCCTCGCCCGAGCGGGCCGCGCATCCGGAAGGGAGCGTCTCGATGCCAGGCGTGGTCGAGCCGGTGGAGCGGCCGGCCCGAATCCGGGTGCGCTACCGCGACCTCGACGGCGCCGAGCGGGAGGAGGAGGCCGAGGGCCTGCGCGCCGCCTGCCTGCAGCACGAGATCGACCAGCTCGACGGCCTGTTCTGGATCGACCGGCTGAGCCGGCTGCGCCGCGACCGGGCGCTCAAGCGCTACGCCAAGCTGCGGGCGCGGACGGAACCGTGA
- a CDS encoding TonB-dependent receptor, whose amino-acid sequence MLLAAGAVLTVAPGTIAAAQAQATATLEEISVTSVSPVQARPTPAAVPSAAPFARAAEVLPVATNTFSPVTVVPQDRIARDQPRTLGDALFDRPGVSASTYAPGAASRPIIRGLDQARVRIQENGIVNGGVSDLGEDHAVPVNPLNAGRIEVIRGPATLRYGSGAIGGVVSAENNQVPTFIPARGVTGQVTTGYTTVDNGRLGAASVDAGADGIAVHADGFATATDSYAIPGGIQRNSATETQGGSVGISAIGDRGFLGISYSHFNALYQIPGGEAAESRTRLTPNQDRVLARGEYRPLDGPFEVLRFWAGASVYRHEEIGIGHDHHDHGEDHDHDHGGGAEGVQAIFKNREVEARFEAQHVPVETGFGTLTGAAGVQASRRVLNTQLEAFLPPTESRVLAGYLFEELAVGGGLRFQAAGRIEGDRLNSIATQFPPSYLPADGDPFSYARTRRFAPKSASFGALQDLPYGFVASLNGSYVERAPTSYELFSQGPHHASATFEIGDPTLRLERARTVELSLRRGIGPLRLDATGYVTRYTGFIYRRDTGNRCDDDFASCGSGDELRQVVYSQANASFYGAEIAAQLDLLPVGDGWAGLEAQYDFVRAQFDNGSYVPRIPPHRLGGGAFVRANGWFARINLLHAFDHTEIAPFETTTPGWNDLRAELAYTQILDPTVYGATEVTLGLQGRNLLDDDIRNSASFKKDEILLPGRNLRLFLTARF is encoded by the coding sequence ATGCTGCTGGCGGCGGGAGCGGTGCTGACGGTTGCGCCCGGCACCATCGCCGCGGCCCAGGCGCAGGCGACGGCCACCCTGGAGGAGATCAGCGTCACCTCGGTGAGCCCGGTCCAGGCCCGGCCCACCCCGGCGGCGGTGCCCTCCGCTGCGCCGTTCGCGCGGGCGGCCGAGGTGCTGCCGGTGGCGACCAACACCTTCTCGCCGGTCACCGTGGTGCCGCAGGACCGGATCGCCCGTGACCAACCGCGCACGCTCGGCGACGCGCTGTTCGACCGGCCCGGTGTCTCGGCCTCGACCTACGCGCCGGGGGCGGCCTCACGCCCGATCATCCGCGGCCTCGACCAGGCCCGAGTGCGCATCCAGGAGAACGGCATCGTTAACGGCGGCGTGTCGGATCTCGGCGAGGACCATGCGGTGCCGGTCAACCCGCTCAATGCCGGCCGGATCGAGGTGATCCGCGGCCCCGCGACGCTGCGCTACGGCTCGGGCGCGATCGGCGGCGTGGTCTCGGCCGAGAACAATCAGGTGCCGACCTTCATCCCGGCGCGCGGCGTCACGGGACAGGTCACGACCGGCTACACCACCGTCGACAACGGCCGGCTCGGGGCGGCCAGCGTCGATGCGGGCGCGGATGGCATCGCGGTCCACGCCGACGGCTTCGCGACCGCGACCGATTCTTACGCGATCCCCGGCGGCATCCAGCGCAATTCGGCCACCGAGACGCAGGGCGGCTCGGTCGGTATCTCGGCGATCGGCGACCGCGGCTTCCTCGGCATCTCCTACAGCCACTTCAACGCGCTCTACCAGATCCCCGGCGGCGAGGCGGCGGAGTCGCGCACCCGGCTGACGCCGAACCAGGACCGGGTGCTCGCCCGCGGCGAGTACCGGCCGCTCGACGGTCCGTTCGAGGTTCTGCGCTTCTGGGCCGGGGCGTCGGTCTACCGCCACGAGGAGATCGGCATCGGACACGATCACCACGACCACGGGGAGGATCACGATCACGACCATGGCGGTGGGGCCGAGGGCGTGCAGGCGATCTTCAAGAACCGCGAGGTCGAGGCCCGCTTCGAGGCGCAGCACGTGCCGGTCGAGACCGGCTTCGGCACGCTCACCGGCGCGGCCGGCGTTCAGGCGAGCCGGCGGGTGCTCAACACGCAGCTCGAAGCCTTCCTGCCGCCAACCGAGTCGCGGGTGCTCGCCGGCTACCTGTTCGAGGAACTGGCCGTCGGCGGGGGCCTGCGCTTCCAGGCAGCGGGACGCATCGAGGGCGACCGGCTCAACAGCATCGCCACGCAGTTTCCGCCGAGCTACCTGCCGGCGGATGGAGACCCTTTCAGCTACGCCCGGACCCGCCGCTTCGCGCCCAAAAGCGCGAGCTTCGGAGCGCTGCAGGATCTGCCCTACGGCTTCGTGGCAAGCCTCAACGGCTCCTACGTCGAGCGCGCGCCGACGAGCTACGAGCTGTTCTCGCAGGGGCCGCACCACGCCTCCGCGACCTTCGAGATCGGCGACCCAACCCTGCGGCTGGAGCGCGCGCGCACGGTGGAGCTGAGCCTGCGCCGGGGCATCGGGCCGCTGCGTCTCGACGCGACCGGCTACGTCACGCGCTACACCGGCTTCATCTACCGGCGCGACACCGGCAACCGCTGCGACGACGACTTCGCCTCCTGCGGCTCCGGCGACGAGTTGCGCCAAGTCGTCTACTCGCAGGCCAATGCCAGCTTTTACGGCGCCGAGATCGCCGCCCAGCTCGATCTCCTGCCCGTCGGCGACGGCTGGGCGGGACTCGAGGCGCAGTACGACTTCGTCCGCGCCCAGTTCGACAACGGCTCCTACGTCCCGCGCATCCCGCCGCACCGGCTCGGCGGCGGCGCCTTCGTGCGCGCCAACGGCTGGTTCGCGCGCATCAACCTGCTCCACGCCTTCGACCACACCGAGATCGCCCCGTTCGAGACGACGACGCCGGGCTGGAACGACCTGCGGGCAGAACTCGCCTACACCCAGATCCTCGACCCGACGGTCTACGGCGCCACCGAGGTGACGCTCGGGCTGCAAGGCCGCAACCTGCTCGACGACGACATCCGCAACTCGGCCTCGTTCAAGAAGGACGAGATCCTGCTGCCGGGCCGCAACCTGCGCCTGTTCCTGACGGCGCGGTTCTGA
- a CDS encoding DUF3750 domain-containing protein — MPADVLLPALRFLLLALAVLVLLFLVPLATHALWWNAKGGRADTWSTADWSSAGLLPPAAAVPEAMVRVYAARVGRWRGIFAHHSWVVIKEAGAPRYTRYDVVGWGTPVRTDAYAPDGRWFGNAPEIVLGLDGEAAARAIPRIRAAVADYPYRSQGSYQAWPGPNSNTFAAHVVARIPDNDVPLPPTALGKDWTPPGRFAERTPSGTGLRLSWRGYVGLTVGWVDGLELNLLGAVAGLDWRRPALKLPGWGRIALIPGGDADRAAPTTARPERRPATDSVSG, encoded by the coding sequence ATGCCTGCCGACGTGCTTCTGCCTGCCCTCCGCTTCCTCCTCCTCGCTCTCGCCGTCCTCGTCCTTCTCTTCCTCGTTCCGCTCGCGACCCACGCCCTGTGGTGGAATGCGAAAGGGGGACGTGCGGACACTTGGTCGACGGCGGATTGGTCGAGCGCCGGCCTGCTGCCGCCGGCCGCCGCCGTGCCGGAGGCGATGGTGCGGGTCTACGCCGCCCGGGTCGGGCGCTGGCGGGGCATCTTCGCCCATCACAGTTGGGTGGTGATCAAGGAAGCGGGCGCGCCCCGCTACACCCGCTACGACGTGGTCGGCTGGGGCACGCCCGTGCGCACCGACGCCTACGCCCCGGACGGGCGCTGGTTCGGCAACGCGCCCGAGATCGTGCTCGGGCTCGACGGCGAGGCCGCGGCGCGGGCGATTCCCCGGATCCGCGCGGCGGTGGCGGACTATCCCTACCGCAGCCAGGGCTCGTACCAAGCGTGGCCGGGGCCGAACTCGAACACCTTTGCCGCCCACGTCGTTGCGCGCATCCCCGACAACGACGTGCCGCTGCCGCCCACCGCGCTCGGCAAGGACTGGACGCCGCCGGGCCGCTTCGCCGAGCGCACCCCGAGCGGCACCGGCCTGCGCTTGTCGTGGCGGGGCTATGTCGGCCTCACCGTCGGCTGGGTCGATGGGCTGGAACTCAACCTGCTCGGCGCGGTGGCGGGTCTCGACTGGCGCCGCCCGGCCCTGAAGCTGCCGGGCTGGGGCCGCATCGCGCTGATCCCCGGCGGCGATGCCGACAGGGCGGCGCCGACGACCGCGCGACCGGAGCGCCGTCCGGCGACCGATTCGGTCTCCGGCTAG
- a CDS encoding Ig-like domain-containing protein, whose translation MHRRSTILTAAFPAALSTALATALSLAPLLPAAARAMPMGGSFTGRVESQAPQVLGPNEVKLQQTASGLNTGPGTPLDGARVQWVETVTLKNGQGPVEGTITFTTPGGSTSSLYRGTVTTDAQGRVTATGTYRDSAATGEFAGVKGKGTFSLAYSSKTEFSGQWQGEVRLPGQKSSKR comes from the coding sequence ATGCATCGCAGATCGACGATCCTGACCGCGGCCTTTCCTGCCGCTCTTAGCACCGCCCTTGCCACCGCACTGTCGCTAGCTCCCCTCCTTCCGGCTGCCGCCCGCGCGATGCCGATGGGCGGCAGCTTCACCGGCCGCGTCGAGAGTCAGGCGCCGCAGGTGCTCGGCCCGAACGAGGTCAAGCTCCAGCAGACCGCCTCCGGGCTCAATACCGGCCCCGGCACCCCGCTCGACGGCGCCCGGGTGCAGTGGGTCGAGACCGTCACGCTCAAGAACGGCCAGGGACCGGTGGAGGGCACCATCACCTTCACGACCCCCGGCGGCTCGACCTCGAGCCTCTACCGGGGCACGGTCACGACCGACGCCCAGGGTCGCGTCACGGCGACGGGGACCTACCGGGACAGCGCGGCCACCGGCGAGTTCGCCGGCGTGAAGGGCAAGGGCACCTTCTCCCTCGCCTACAGCTCGAAGACCGAATTCTCCGGCCAGTGGCAGGGCGAGGTGAGGCTGCCGGGCCAGAAGTCATCGAAGCGCTGA